One genomic segment of Brevibacillus laterosporus LMG 15441 includes these proteins:
- a CDS encoding non-ribosomal peptide synthetase produces MRDTLSQSDTMTTGKWQEEQQYWLDKLQGNVVASGFLEDLIRTGKENTRCVYKAIFPTELSEKVRATSNGSPFGMYVLLVSGVKLLLSHYTGSEDILVGMPPFHLKSREETANHLLALRTVGTKKDSFAEWAGKIKQTVMEADQHPNLSFAEIVRMLHPEIDDSSQLNMQTVVLLDSVHDVKEIDTIQTNTLFLFRDRGNSLELELHYDSECYLEGTIQRIIQHMLRLLQQALSNPIQSSQEIEFLSEQEKHQLVFGFNQTQSGFPQDKTIVQLFEEQVKRHSAREALVCDEQRMTYEELNKRANQVARALIDRQVQPTDIVGIMVERSLEMIVGILGILKAGAAYLPIDPIYPQDRITYMLEDSGAKLLLTDRHEATASTYSVGTILPFYDETLQTYASENLSVEISPQALAYIIYTSGTTGHPKGVMIEHRHVVRLFVPDTPLFSFTHQDVWTLFHSFSFDFSVWEIFGALLFGAKLVVVPKLVAQDTKVFLQVLQREQVTILNQTPTAFYQLINEELKSADQKLYLRYVIFGGEALTPRQLQPWQAKYPQTKLINMYGITEITVHATFRELTEEDFHQHASNIGQPIPTLSIYVLDQDRKLLPIGVPGEMYVSGAGVARGYLNRRELTQERFIENPYITGERMYKTGDLARWLADGTLEYRGRLDHQVKIRGHRIELGEIEGQLLLLGFVQEAVVVARQNKDGINELCAYLVATEDIDDIDVRKALSVSLPDYMLPTYFIQIEKMPLTPNGKIDRKALPKPENSLRSKQEYVAPRTSLEASLVSIWEDVLESKPIGIKDNFFELGGYSLKMLKMINQVAQELNVEIPLKLLYENPTIEYMAERAFAVYMEESNHHMTLLNRAGDLKVICFPPINGFIFIYKRIAELLAQEATFYGFEYIEQENRIELYVQQILDAEAEGPYIFLGYSAGGNLAFEVAKAMEEKGHTVSDIIMFDTYMKTEQMKMTPEEQEDEIERFLQLENIREILDFSHGDEVVKERVLKKTRAYVAYFLQLAHVGHVHADIHFVQAEPDEANIAQPADLQMWGKFTKGAYREYQGAGMHYSMFNGDFLPRNATLIQHILHQMKRKDR; encoded by the coding sequence ATGCGCGACACATTGAGTCAATCAGATACAATGACGACTGGAAAATGGCAAGAGGAACAGCAATACTGGCTAGACAAATTACAAGGAAATGTAGTCGCGAGTGGATTTTTAGAGGATTTGATCAGAACAGGCAAGGAGAATACTAGATGTGTCTATAAAGCGATTTTCCCTACCGAACTGTCTGAAAAAGTGAGAGCGACCAGCAATGGATCACCGTTTGGAATGTATGTTTTACTTGTGAGCGGTGTGAAGCTGTTGCTTAGCCATTATACAGGCAGTGAGGATATTCTAGTTGGCATGCCACCTTTTCATCTGAAAAGCAGGGAGGAGACAGCCAACCATCTTCTAGCTCTGCGAACCGTTGGGACGAAGAAGGACAGCTTTGCTGAATGGGCAGGAAAAATCAAACAAACAGTCATGGAGGCAGACCAGCATCCCAATCTTTCTTTTGCAGAAATTGTACGGATGCTACATCCAGAGATAGACGATTCTTCTCAGTTGAATATGCAGACGGTCGTTCTACTTGATAGCGTTCATGACGTGAAAGAGATTGATACCATACAGACTAACACGCTCTTTTTATTCCGGGATAGGGGAAACAGTCTGGAATTAGAGCTGCATTACGATTCAGAATGCTATCTGGAGGGCACGATTCAGCGAATTATTCAGCATATGCTACGGTTACTTCAGCAGGCTCTGTCTAATCCGATACAATCCAGTCAGGAGATCGAATTCTTGTCTGAGCAGGAAAAGCACCAGCTCGTCTTCGGTTTTAATCAAACGCAGTCCGGTTTTCCGCAGGACAAAACAATCGTTCAGCTATTCGAGGAGCAGGTCAAGAGGCATTCGGCACGAGAAGCCTTGGTATGTGATGAACAGCGTATGACATACGAGGAATTGAATAAACGTGCTAATCAGGTAGCGAGAGCACTGATAGATCGTCAGGTTCAGCCTACCGATATCGTTGGGATCATGGTTGAACGTTCCCTAGAAATGATTGTGGGTATACTTGGCATTTTAAAAGCGGGAGCAGCCTACCTTCCTATTGACCCGATTTATCCACAGGATCGAATTACTTATATGCTAGAAGATAGCGGGGCGAAGCTTCTGCTTACCGATAGACACGAAGCAACGGCTTCCACCTATTCGGTGGGAACAATCCTTCCTTTCTATGATGAAACCCTGCAAACGTATGCTAGTGAAAACCTGTCTGTTGAGATTTCCCCACAAGCCCTAGCGTACATTATCTATACATCAGGGACGACTGGTCATCCCAAGGGGGTCATGATTGAACACAGACATGTCGTGCGTTTATTCGTTCCAGATACTCCGTTATTTTCCTTCACCCATCAAGATGTCTGGACGTTATTTCACTCCTTTAGCTTTGATTTTTCGGTATGGGAAATTTTTGGAGCCCTGCTGTTTGGCGCAAAGCTGGTAGTGGTTCCTAAGCTGGTGGCTCAAGATACCAAGGTCTTTTTACAAGTATTACAGCGTGAGCAAGTAACGATACTTAATCAAACACCCACCGCTTTTTATCAGCTCATCAATGAAGAACTAAAATCCGCTGATCAGAAATTATATCTGAGGTACGTCATTTTTGGTGGGGAAGCCTTAACGCCAAGACAGCTACAGCCATGGCAAGCAAAATATCCTCAGACCAAACTAATCAATATGTATGGCATTACTGAAATCACAGTCCATGCTACCTTCCGTGAGCTGACCGAGGAGGATTTTCATCAGCACGCAAGCAACATAGGCCAACCGATTCCGACTCTGTCCATCTATGTCTTGGATCAGGATAGAAAGCTGCTGCCAATCGGGGTACCAGGCGAAATGTATGTATCAGGCGCAGGCGTTGCCAGAGGATATCTGAACAGACGGGAGCTGACGCAGGAGCGCTTTATCGAAAATCCTTATATAACGGGGGAACGCATGTATAAGACAGGCGACCTGGCCAGATGGCTGGCAGACGGTACCCTTGAATATAGAGGACGACTGGATCATCAGGTGAAAATTAGAGGGCATCGCATTGAATTGGGCGAGATTGAAGGGCAACTGCTGTTACTTGGCTTTGTGCAGGAAGCAGTAGTAGTAGCTAGACAGAACAAGGATGGAATCAATGAGCTATGCGCCTATTTGGTGGCTACAGAAGACATAGATGACATAGATGTACGAAAAGCGTTATCTGTTTCTTTGCCTGACTATATGCTTCCTACGTATTTTATACAGATAGAAAAAATGCCGCTAACTCCTAATGGGAAAATCGATCGAAAAGCTCTGCCTAAGCCAGAGAACAGCCTGCGCTCCAAGCAAGAGTATGTAGCACCCAGAACGTCTCTTGAAGCTAGCTTGGTTAGCATCTGGGAGGATGTTCTGGAAAGTAAGCCGATCGGAATTAAGGACAATTTCTTCGAGCTAGGCGGATATTCGCTAAAAATGCTCAAGATGATTAATCAGGTGGCGCAGGAATTAAACGTTGAGATTCCCTTAAAATTACTGTATGAAAATCCAACGATTGAATATATGGCAGAACGGGCCTTTGCTGTCTATATGGAGGAGAGTAACCATCATATGACGCTATTAAATCGAGCCGGTGATCTCAAAGTGATTTGTTTTCCTCCCATAAATGGCTTCATCTTTATCTATAAACGAATTGCGGAATTACTAGCTCAGGAAGCTACGTTTTATGGATTCGAATATATAGAACAGGAAAACCGCATCGAGCTATATGTCCAACAGATTTTGGATGCGGAGGCAGAAGGACCGTACATTTTCCTAGGTTATTCAGCCGGTGGAAATCTTGCATTCGAAGTGGCAAAAGCAATGGAAGAGAAGGGGCACACTGTATCCGATATCATCATGTTTGACACCTATATGAAAACAGAACAGATGAAAATGACTCCCGAGGAGCAAGAGGACGAGATCGAGCGCTTCCTGCAACTAGAGAATATCAGAGAAATCTTAGACTTTAGTCATGGTGATGAGGTTGTCAAAGAGCGGGTTCTCAAAAAAACGAGGGCTTATGTTGCTTACTTCCTTCAGTTGGCTCATGTAGGTCATGTACATGCGGACATTCACTTTGTACAGGCAGAGCCAGATGAGGCCAATATTGCACAGCCTGCCGATTTGCAAATGTGGGGAAAATTTACAAAAGGGGCATATAGAGAATATCAAGGTGCAGGCATGCATTACAGTATGTTCAATGGGGATTTTCTACCAAGGAACGCTACACTGATTCAACATATTTTACACCAGATGAAAAGAAAGGATAGATAG
- a CDS encoding amino acid adenylation domain-containing protein, with amino-acid sequence MQKTYALSNPQKRIWYTEMMHPDTAVNIMAGFIKITGQSSDYSKLCQAINAAIYAHDALRIRLTDEGQAEPRQYLVDYQERQFPVRDHSKRVAHPKLADDVSIIQECEAKSMINKVVEWAENQAKTPMELFHSDLYDISIHLIDDEQMWVYCRFHHLIADGVSIDMFCNQFMDNYVHLLAGKTIKLKGQPSYLSYLDSEREYESSVRFQKDKSFWQEAFSSLPDVNGIKQVPSYQSSTLAKRESVSIPEELQASVHSFCKKYQVSVNALFLAALSIYIQKVTLSDDSTLGTLYGNRTNRTDANMFGMLVSTQPFRTQVNAQLDFAAYVRHITQKQVSILRHQKYPYNLLMQELRTKHRGMDELFTIVLEYQPMKWGERGQLTYSMEWLFNGHAGYPLYVHVKENLDSGQIMLTLDYQIEMFDKSEIMRVAEQLLLLLQDGVKEPSKKIGELQLLSEQERQLLLSFHDTTNTFPLDKTVHQLFEEQVERTPEHIAVIFEKKHLTYREVNEQANLLARRLRKKGVRPDQAVAIITERSPEMLIGIFSIMKAGGAYLPIDPEFPAERIQYMLQDSGASLLLVHPSFAGHFPFEGEELVIQSELYADEDGANLEPLAKADHLAYIIYTSGSTGNPKGVMIEHRSVVSRNDWSQRRYPLTEQDTILQKTPYTFDVSVYELFGWSFVGAKVCLLQPGAEKDPAMIIQTIQEHHITIIHFVPSMLHIFLTYLTETGIVEQVKNLRRIFASGEALKAQHVAKFHDILQPYGISLHNLYGPTETTIQVTYYDCDTASMPFVPIGRPVDNVQIYIVGLYGEQQPVGVTGELCVSGVGLARGYLNLPEMTASRFVANPFTNKGELMYKTGDYARWMPNGQLEYLGRIDHQVKIRGYRIEPEEIEAQLVKIDGLKEAVVVAVENESGVQELCAYIVAEREYRIGALREELANVLPTYMIPAYFIPLQKIPLTPNGKVDRKSLPLPKRGTDTLGTDEVYIEPKNERERLLATIWEDVLRVERVGARDHFFYLGGDSIKAIQVMSRLRAKGMSLEMKRLFQFPILSDAAREISLLEQKLEPRLSKASASLVSFPVEELSLLQKQIEEDIPMGSMEQAYPLTPSQEWMYAHSSMNQPSSFFIQLELVLKGRVDVDLLATSLQCVVERHDALRTIYRDTKREVPVQCVLKNRDIPVLQADVTHLDDPEQRHYLQNLRMADRERGFDLTQDVMRLAVVTLSANSYHILVSTHHIQLDGWSLQIMLQEWMEHYRAMLHNAPVDFEEAVPFSTYMRWIEQQDQEESLRFWSQYLHGFEDPTPLPNMMVRGRKKEEKDIEPRIDHRQESIGYEQAETIMYIEKTLTSQLQRIAREYHSTIGAILQTAWGILLGKYNDKRDVVFGRTVSGRPSEVEGVEQIIGLFINTNPIRVSWDEQSTFLKLLKIVSEQAVEAKAYEYCSFSDIQAQSPVKQGLIDHLFIFQNYPLDVAGLAQTTQSLGYTMDLHAYFEQTHYDFTVKVTPEDGLQFHFIYNRERYAKKYVKRLMEHFLTLLQGIVENVDKPIDQLELTSPKEKRELLERFNDPRVTFPKDKTFTQLFEEQVVATPNECAIVWKDQTISYRDLNKKANQLARTLREKGVMAEAIVGILMDRSLEMFVSVLAVLKAGGAYVPIDPSYPSERIYYLLRDSDSIILLTTRATETHIQLEKEAFTKKIVYVEDESNYHPDNSNVVAVTKPDNMAYLIYTSGSTGNPKGVMIEHRGYVNAAYAWMQEYDLKQSPCRLLQMASFSFDVFAGDMAKALLTGGQLIICPEDIRIHPPALYEFMCKHQISLVDTTPALFVPIMRYVAEEGLELPDLKLILLGADTVSMNDFTYLLQKFGSTIRILNTYGVTEASIESSYFEEEADWLHGKSQVPIGKPLQNTSYYIVNQQNQLLPVGIAGELCIGGVGVARGYYKQQELTLQKFVPNPYAPGEMMYKTGDKARWLPDGNVEFLGRLDHQVKVRGYRIETGEIEAKIRKLEYVREVVVFVWTNSQGEQELCAYLVSDEALSFARVQEELAAFLPRYMIPTHMCQIDQIPLTPNGKIDRKSLTIPDRNELLRQEYVAPRNELEARLAIIWQDLLGISPISIYDDFFELGGHSLKVMMLVAKVHKEWHVLLPIEKVFQNPTVASLAKLLPEMEKSVQMRIQPAPKSEYYPLSSAQKRLFLLHQLDKATLSYNIPAVMMLEGAVDRDRMEMALQHLIQRHVTLRTSFEMVHGAPMQQVHDRADFTIQYEDLRNNNTTEQDIQSLIQAFIQPFDLETPPLLRVALILLATDRHLLLVDIHHIISDAVSMATFTAEFVRLYQGEELPALHLQYKDYAVWQQAWKQTSSYLKQEEYWLHQLAGELPVLQLPLDYKRPEALTFEGDQVLILLDQKTSRLVHQVAEETKTTPFMLLLSTYSLLLAQYSGQQEILIGSPIAGRRDDDLQRIIGMFVNTLVLRMHPAGSKSFAAYVDEVKMTSLAAFENQDYQFEELIEKVKAERAPNRNPLFDAVFVLQNTDRQADQVGELTLTPYPYTHQTAKFDLTLQAIEQGDEFHFTFEYRTALFKRDTIEQMGQNYVELLRMVTANKDMLIHEIPFLRTKKMESAITEDFTFTF; translated from the coding sequence ATGCAAAAAACCTATGCGCTATCGAATCCCCAAAAGAGAATTTGGTATACGGAAATGATGCATCCTGACACGGCGGTTAACATCATGGCAGGTTTTATAAAAATCACAGGGCAGTCTTCTGATTATTCAAAGCTATGTCAGGCGATAAACGCAGCTATTTATGCCCATGATGCCCTTCGAATTCGTTTAACAGATGAAGGACAAGCAGAACCACGGCAATATCTAGTAGATTATCAGGAGCGGCAGTTTCCTGTCAGGGATCACAGCAAAAGGGTAGCGCATCCTAAGCTTGCGGACGATGTATCGATCATACAAGAGTGTGAAGCAAAGTCAATGATCAATAAAGTAGTAGAATGGGCCGAAAATCAGGCAAAGACCCCTATGGAGTTGTTCCACTCTGACTTGTACGATATTTCCATTCATTTGATTGATGATGAGCAAATGTGGGTGTATTGCCGATTCCATCATTTGATTGCAGATGGTGTGTCGATTGATATGTTTTGCAATCAGTTTATGGATAACTATGTTCACTTGCTTGCAGGAAAGACAATCAAGCTGAAAGGACAACCCTCCTATCTCTCTTATTTGGACAGTGAAAGGGAATATGAGTCATCTGTTCGCTTCCAGAAGGATAAGAGCTTTTGGCAGGAGGCTTTCTCCAGTCTCCCGGACGTAAATGGAATCAAACAAGTGCCTAGCTATCAGTCGAGTACCTTGGCAAAGAGAGAATCTGTTTCTATTCCAGAGGAGCTTCAAGCATCGGTTCATTCCTTTTGTAAAAAATATCAGGTCAGCGTGAATGCCTTATTCCTAGCTGCCCTTTCCATTTATATTCAGAAAGTAACCCTGTCAGATGATAGTACGCTTGGTACGCTTTATGGTAATCGGACGAACCGCACGGATGCTAACATGTTTGGCATGCTCGTAAGCACTCAGCCGTTTCGCACACAGGTGAATGCTCAGCTAGATTTTGCCGCCTATGTCCGCCATATTACTCAGAAACAGGTCTCTATCCTACGCCATCAGAAGTATCCTTATAATTTACTCATGCAGGAATTACGGACGAAGCATCGTGGAATGGATGAGCTTTTTACGATTGTACTGGAGTATCAGCCGATGAAATGGGGAGAAAGGGGACAGCTTACATATAGCATGGAATGGCTCTTTAATGGTCATGCTGGCTACCCGTTGTATGTACACGTAAAAGAGAATCTGGACAGTGGACAGATCATGCTTACCTTGGATTATCAAATTGAAATGTTTGATAAGTCAGAAATAATGAGGGTGGCAGAGCAGCTTTTGCTTCTGTTACAGGATGGTGTAAAGGAGCCTAGCAAAAAAATCGGTGAACTACAGCTTCTATCTGAGCAGGAAAGACAACTACTCCTATCCTTTCATGATACGACAAATACGTTTCCCTTGGACAAAACGGTGCATCAATTGTTTGAGGAGCAGGTTGAAAGGACCCCTGAGCATATAGCAGTGATTTTTGAGAAGAAGCACCTCACTTATCGTGAAGTAAATGAGCAGGCAAACCTTCTGGCAAGAAGACTAAGAAAAAAAGGAGTAAGACCCGATCAGGCTGTTGCCATCATTACGGAACGATCCCCAGAAATGCTAATCGGTATTTTTTCCATTATGAAAGCAGGCGGGGCCTATTTACCCATCGATCCTGAATTTCCGGCAGAACGAATTCAGTATATGCTACAGGATAGTGGGGCGTCTTTATTGCTTGTGCATCCTTCTTTTGCTGGGCATTTCCCATTTGAGGGGGAGGAGCTTGTCATACAATCCGAGCTTTATGCGGATGAGGATGGGGCAAATCTAGAACCACTGGCAAAAGCAGATCATCTTGCGTATATCATCTACACATCTGGCTCGACGGGAAACCCAAAAGGGGTCATGATCGAACACCGATCTGTTGTCAGTCGCAATGATTGGTCGCAAAGAAGGTATCCGCTTACGGAGCAAGATACGATTTTACAAAAAACACCGTACACATTTGATGTCTCCGTTTATGAATTATTTGGCTGGTCTTTTGTAGGGGCCAAGGTCTGTTTGTTACAGCCTGGAGCAGAAAAAGACCCAGCGATGATTATTCAGACCATCCAAGAGCATCACATAACAATCATACATTTTGTCCCCTCTATGCTTCATATTTTCCTTACCTATCTTACGGAGACAGGGATAGTAGAGCAGGTCAAAAATCTCCGACGGATATTTGCTAGCGGGGAAGCGCTCAAGGCCCAGCATGTTGCCAAATTCCATGACATTCTGCAACCGTATGGCATTTCCCTCCATAATTTATATGGTCCTACAGAGACAACCATTCAAGTAACCTACTATGACTGTGATACAGCTAGCATGCCATTTGTCCCGATAGGTCGGCCTGTCGATAATGTTCAAATTTATATCGTTGGACTGTATGGTGAGCAACAGCCGGTGGGAGTGACAGGCGAACTATGTGTGTCTGGTGTAGGTTTGGCAAGGGGGTATCTCAATCTACCAGAGATGACGGCAAGTCGTTTTGTCGCGAATCCCTTTACAAATAAAGGTGAACTGATGTATAAGACAGGAGATTATGCTAGGTGGATGCCCAATGGACAATTGGAGTATCTAGGTCGCATTGATCATCAGGTGAAAATCCGGGGATATCGTATCGAGCCAGAGGAAATAGAAGCGCAGCTAGTCAAAATCGACGGCTTAAAAGAAGCAGTTGTGGTCGCGGTTGAGAATGAGTCGGGAGTGCAAGAGCTGTGTGCGTATATTGTGGCGGAGCGAGAGTATCGGATTGGGGCGTTGAGAGAGGAATTAGCAAATGTATTACCGACTTATATGATCCCTGCTTATTTCATCCCTCTTCAGAAGATACCGTTAACACCAAATGGCAAGGTTGATCGCAAAAGTCTTCCATTACCTAAGCGAGGTACAGACACACTTGGCACAGATGAGGTTTATATTGAGCCAAAAAATGAAAGAGAAAGGCTATTGGCAACGATATGGGAAGATGTGCTACGAGTGGAGAGAGTAGGAGCGAGGGATCATTTTTTCTATCTGGGCGGAGACTCTATTAAGGCCATACAAGTGATGTCTCGTCTTCGTGCCAAGGGCATGTCCTTAGAAATGAAGCGCCTGTTTCAATTCCCTATTCTATCGGATGCGGCACGAGAAATTTCCTTATTGGAACAAAAGCTAGAGCCTCGACTGTCAAAAGCTTCAGCTTCCTTAGTCTCGTTTCCAGTAGAGGAGCTTTCTTTATTGCAAAAACAAATAGAAGAGGATATTCCAATGGGGAGCATGGAACAGGCCTATCCCTTAACACCATCTCAAGAATGGATGTATGCTCACAGCTCGATGAATCAGCCCTCCTCCTTTTTTATTCAATTGGAGCTGGTACTAAAAGGGCGGGTAGACGTTGATTTGCTAGCAACTAGCCTACAGTGTGTAGTGGAGCGCCACGATGCTCTTCGTACGATTTATCGTGATACGAAAAGAGAAGTTCCTGTGCAATGTGTTCTGAAAAATCGAGATATTCCAGTGTTGCAGGCAGATGTAACTCACTTAGACGACCCAGAACAACGTCACTATTTACAAAACCTGCGGATGGCCGATCGTGAACGTGGATTTGATCTTACACAAGATGTGATGCGCTTAGCTGTGGTTACGTTATCTGCCAACTCTTATCATATTCTGGTGAGTACCCATCATATTCAACTCGATGGGTGGAGCTTGCAGATTATGCTACAGGAATGGATGGAGCATTACCGTGCTATGCTCCACAACGCCCCGGTGGACTTCGAAGAGGCTGTACCGTTTTCTACCTATATGAGATGGATTGAACAGCAGGATCAGGAGGAATCGCTTCGTTTCTGGAGCCAGTATCTTCACGGATTCGAAGACCCTACCCCTCTCCCGAACATGATGGTTAGAGGCAGGAAAAAGGAAGAAAAGGATATAGAGCCAAGAATTGATCACAGACAGGAGAGTATAGGGTACGAGCAAGCTGAGACGATCATGTACATCGAAAAAACACTCACATCACAGCTACAACGTATCGCCCGGGAATATCACTCTACGATAGGAGCTATCCTGCAAACGGCATGGGGTATCCTGTTAGGTAAATATAATGACAAGCGAGATGTTGTATTCGGAAGGACAGTTTCCGGAAGACCGTCTGAGGTGGAAGGTGTAGAACAGATCATTGGTTTATTCATCAACACCAATCCTATCAGGGTAAGCTGGGATGAGCAGAGTACGTTTTTGAAGCTGTTGAAAATAGTCAGTGAGCAGGCTGTTGAGGCTAAGGCCTATGAATATTGTTCCTTCTCAGATATCCAAGCACAAAGCCCAGTTAAGCAAGGGCTAATTGACCATCTGTTTATTTTTCAGAACTACCCATTGGATGTAGCGGGGCTCGCTCAAACGACCCAATCCCTAGGGTACACAATGGATTTGCATGCTTATTTTGAACAGACACACTATGACTTTACCGTAAAGGTGACTCCAGAGGATGGCTTGCAGTTCCACTTTATTTACAATAGAGAACGCTATGCCAAAAAGTACGTAAAACGTTTGATGGAGCATTTTCTTACGCTGTTGCAGGGGATTGTTGAGAACGTAGATAAACCGATAGATCAGCTAGAATTAACCTCGCCAAAAGAAAAACGGGAACTGCTAGAACGCTTCAATGATCCAAGAGTGACGTTTCCAAAGGATAAAACATTTACGCAGTTGTTCGAGGAGCAGGTGGTAGCTACACCTAATGAATGTGCCATCGTGTGGAAGGATCAAACAATAAGCTATCGGGACTTAAACAAGAAAGCGAATCAATTGGCGAGAACGTTGCGAGAAAAAGGCGTGATGGCAGAGGCTATTGTGGGTATTCTCATGGATCGTTCTCTTGAAATGTTCGTTAGCGTGCTTGCGGTATTAAAAGCAGGTGGAGCTTATGTGCCAATTGATCCTAGTTATCCTAGCGAGCGAATTTACTACCTGCTCAGGGATAGCGATTCCATAATTTTACTGACAACGAGAGCGACAGAGACGCATATTCAGCTAGAGAAGGAAGCATTTACGAAAAAAATCGTGTATGTCGAGGATGAATCGAATTATCACCCAGATAACTCTAATGTAGTCGCTGTGACTAAGCCCGATAACATGGCCTACCTGATTTACACCTCAGGCTCAACTGGAAATCCTAAAGGCGTAATGATTGAACACCGAGGCTACGTAAATGCGGCCTATGCCTGGATGCAGGAATACGATCTGAAGCAATCTCCTTGTCGTTTGTTGCAAATGGCTAGCTTTTCCTTTGATGTATTTGCTGGGGATATGGCAAAGGCGCTTCTTACAGGCGGTCAGCTCATTATTTGTCCAGAAGACATTCGGATTCATCCCCCCGCTTTATATGAATTCATGTGCAAGCATCAAATCAGCTTGGTTGATACAACTCCAGCTCTATTTGTACCCATTATGCGATATGTTGCAGAGGAGGGCTTGGAGCTTCCCGATCTGAAGCTAATCCTGCTTGGAGCAGACACTGTGTCGATGAATGATTTCACTTATTTATTACAGAAATTTGGATCAACCATACGTATTCTAAATACCTACGGAGTAACAGAGGCAAGTATTGAATCCAGCTATTTTGAAGAGGAAGCGGATTGGTTACATGGAAAAAGTCAGGTCCCCATTGGAAAGCCGTTACAAAATACCAGCTACTATATTGTCAATCAACAGAATCAACTATTGCCCGTAGGAATTGCTGGGGAATTGTGCATAGGAGGGGTTGGTGTAGCGCGTGGCTATTACAAGCAGCAGGAATTAACTCTGCAAAAATTTGTCCCAAACCCGTATGCGCCTGGTGAAATGATGTATAAAACCGGAGATAAAGCTAGATGGCTGCCAGATGGAAATGTAGAGTTTTTAGGGCGTCTGGACCATCAGGTAAAGGTACGCGGATATCGTATTGAAACAGGGGAGATAGAGGCGAAAATCAGGAAGCTTGAATATGTCAGAGAAGTCGTGGTTTTTGTGTGGACAAACTCTCAGGGGGAGCAAGAGCTTTGCGCTTATCTCGTCTCGGATGAAGCGTTGTCGTTTGCTAGGGTACAAGAGGAGCTAGCGGCTTTTTTACCAAGATATATGATCCCTACACATATGTGCCAGATCGATCAAATTCCTCTTACACCTAATGGCAAGATTGATCGAAAATCATTAACCATTCCTGACAGAAATGAGCTTCTCAGGCAAGAATATGTGGCTCCACGCAATGAGCTGGAAGCTAGATTGGCAATCATATGGCAGGACCTACTAGGAATCAGTCCGATTAGTATCTATGATGATTTTTTTGAATTGGGCGGACATTCTTTAAAAGTAATGATGCTGGTCGCAAAGGTCCATAAGGAGTGGCATGTTCTATTGCCAATTGAAAAAGTCTTCCAAAATCCCACAGTAGCATCGTTGGCAAAACTTCTTCCTGAAATGGAGAAAAGCGTGCAGATGAGGATTCAGCCTGCACCAAAGAGCGAATATTATCCGCTTTCCTCTGCACAAAAAAGATTGTTCCTGCTTCATCAATTAGACAAGGCTACTCTAAGCTACAATATTCCGGCTGTCATGATGTTGGAGGGAGCTGTCGATCGCGATCGCATGGAAATGGCTTTGCAGCATTTGATTCAAAGGCATGTTACATTGCGAACCTCCTTTGAAATGGTTCACGGGGCACCGATGCAACAGGTACATGATAGGGCGGATTTTACGATCCAATATGAAGATCTAAGAAATAACAACACGACAGAGCAGGATATCCAGTCACTGATTCAAGCATTTATTCAGCCGTTTGATCTAGAGACACCGCCATTACTTCGAGTTGCTCTCATTTTGCTTGCGACAGATCGTCACCTTTTACTTGTGGACATTCATCACATTATTTCAGATGCCGTTTCCATGGCTACCTTTACGGCTGAATTTGTACGGCTGTATCAAGGGGAAGAGCTACCTGCACTACACCTACAATATAAGGATTACGCTGTATGGCAACAGGCTTGGAAACAAACCTCCTCCTATTTAAAGCAGGAAGAATATTGGCTCCATCAGCTAGCAGGAGAGCTTCCTGTTTTACAGCTTCCGCTTGATTACAAGCGTCCTGAAGCTCTCACATTTGAAGGTGATCAAGTATTGATTCTCCTTGATCAAAAAACATCTCGTCTTGTGCACCAAGTAGCAGAGGAAACAAAAACAACACCCTTTATGCTGCTACTTTCGACGTACAGCTTATTACTCGCCCAATATAGTGGTCAGCAAGAAATCTTGATAGGATCACCGATTGCGGGCAGGAGAGATGACGATCTTCAACGGATCATTGGAATGTTTGTTAATACATTGGTACTACGAATGCATCCGGCGGGGAGTAAATCGTTTGCAGCTTATGTAGATGAGGTCAAAATGACTTCATTAGCGGCTTTTGAAAACCAAGACTATCAATTTGAGGAGCTAATCGAAAAGGTAAAGGCTGAGCGAGCTCCTAATCGCAATCCTCTTTTTGATGCAGTATTTGTCCTTCAAAATACAGATAGGCAAGCAGACCAAGTAGGTGAACTAACGCTAACACCCTATCCGTATACTCATCAAACAGCAAAATTCGACCTTACTTTACAGGCGATAGAGCAAGGAGACGAGTTTCATTTTACCTTCGAGTACCGAACAGCGTTATTTAAACGAGACACCATTGAGCAGATGGGACAGAACTACGTGGAGCTTCTTCGGATGGTTACAGCGAACAAGGACATGCTCATACATGAGATTCCCTTCCTTCGCACGAAAAAAATGGAGAGTGCCATAACGGAGGACTTTACGTTTACATTTTAA